Sequence from the Ziziphus jujuba cultivar Dongzao chromosome 9, ASM3175591v1 genome:
ATTCATTCCTTCTGAGCAAGCAGAAACCAATTATGGTAACGCATCATCAATGACAAACGATATAACCAAGCTTGAGAGCAACTATGGTGATGAAACCCAAGATGTACATATACCAATGAGAAATATTCATGCACAGAAGCAGAAAGGGATAAAAATTTCAACAATCACAATAACAAACAAACAGTAGTATTTTACAGgggaaaaagaataaaaccaACAGATTTACCTCCACAAGTATCAGTGTAACATAAGGCAAAACATGCTATGCCTTTTCTGATGACATGACAGTACAACACAGAAAAATGAATGATTGTTCCAAAAAGAAGTCTTAATTATCAATATTTCTTGATGTGATTCCAAATTTGGAAAAAGTTATGGCCTACCATTCTGTTCACCGCCAAAGGATCAAAACATAAGGAAAAACAGAAACAAGTTGCTTAATACCTCTATTGCACTTTGTACAGCACTTGCCACCTCAAATTCcacaaaaccaaaacaaaatccCTGTCATATCAATAGATAGACAATTCAATTATTTGAGAAGACTTTCAACTTGAAACAACAGACAAACGTTCAATGAGAAACAAGCTTCAACTTTAAACAACAGACAAACATTCGATGAGAAACAAGCATACCTTTTGGCTTTTAACTTGTACACCACCACTTTTAATGGGTCCAAATTTCTtgaattcattctcaagaactGCAACTGTAGCATTCACAGGCAGACCTTTAATATAGATGGAATAACCATCAGCTGTCCATAACCAGAGGAAGAAATCAGTAAGTACTTCATCTTAAGATTAACAATCAACCAAACATGAAACAAAACTGTAATTTAACTACCACATCTAACAATGCAAAGGACAACACACCTTCAGCCTCTTGAATGTTTCCATTTTCGCTAACATTTGCACTGGAAGTTAGTGTCTCGGAAATCAATGCTGGGGTTGGTGCTGGAGTAGCTGTCACATTCACATGCTGCTCTGGGTTCTTTTGCACAGCAGATCTCACAGGAGAAGGGCTAGGAGCTGAAAAAGGTACAGCATTCTCCTTCATAACCTTAACCTGGAGACATATAACAAAGAGGTATTACAGAATTAGCccagaagaaaaatgaaacagaTACACTCATACACGTAGAAAATACAATTCTACCCGATCTGGTTTCTTTGAacagagtgaaaaaaaaaaaaagcaattctAAAGAATTTAATCTTCAGAAATCAGAATAAAGTCACCATGGATACTGCATGataactacttttttttttcctctgaaATAGTATGGTAACCACTTACAATTGAGGCATATGATTTCTTTGGCACTTCAGATTTAGAATTAGATTCATCCACCACCTGCACGTCATCCGGAATTTCATCAACAGCCACAGGTACTGGAGCTTCCTCTTCTTCAACTAAAACTTCTACATTTTCAGTATTGTATACTTCCTCTTTATCAATATCATCAGGCACTGCGGTTGCATGTTCAGAAACATGATTCTCCTGCACAGCAGAAGATTCTGCAAGAAAGACATTCTCAAAGTCAACTAAAGCACAACAAAAGATTGCaatacaaaataagaaaaagagtgTCACAATACCGTGTTCAGGAGCAAGTGGACCATCAACATCATTAACCACAACCTGGTTCTCATTCTGATGAATGGGCTCATCTACATATCTAAAAACATCATTCAATACAAAGTAGCCTTTGTCTTGTGGTGCTAGGAAGAAACTCTGAGTAAATTTTCTCCTCAAATTGTCCTCTCCAGTCAAATATCCAGTTACAAGGACAAAGACTCCCCCATTATAAGAATCTTGAGCATCCACAGTTGTGATATCTGCACTAAGTTTTCCATAATCAAGTGAAAGTATCTTTTCATTGATTGCCTGCAAAGGAAATTCATGACCATATAAAAAGAATCAATCTCAAAATAACAATCTCTATTAATGCCAATATAGCTTATTGCTGAAAAATTGCATAGGAAAAACATAAATACTAGTGTCATGTTCTAAGATTTTGGACTTTGTAATGCAAGAGTACACATGTACGCTTGCATAGAAGCGGCACATCTTTGAACGCAGAACTTACGGGAAGAAAAAGTTCAGAGATAAAGGAGGGTGGCAAGTTAGGAACTCACTTGCATGGTGGATGTAGTACTCATAACCCCATTTTCTTCAGGACGGCCAAGCTTACTTATATCCTGGTAAAACCGGTGAACAAGCTCGGGGGATTGATGCAAAATAAGGTAGTACTGATGAACAAAGGCATTACCGACCTAAATTGAACCAAATGCACAATCAAAACCCTATAagaatataaatacaaaattagaAATAGAATGAAGTTTTGTACATAATATCAATACATACAATATCAGCAGTAGGAGGAACAATCCCAGCTGGGGCTTGCTGAACTGAAGATGCCATTACTGTTgaaaatccaaaatccattcaAACACGGTATCCACAGAGTAAACAAACGcggtaataaaaatattttcaaagaataataattttcaagagCATCAACGTTCTCATTTCAATGCATCCAATCTAACTGACGAAAAATAAGAGATAACCTTATAATATTTACCATGCTTGATATTTACTAACTCAACCATAACAAATTTTCTCAATTCATATACAAGATTCTCcagaagaatttaaaaataaaaaataaaaaagagaaagaaaaacacacacacatacaaacaGGCGCTCAACAATATACATAAAGTAACAAGTTTACGGTTCTAAACAATTCGAATGATCCAGAAAATACGAATACAAGAATTCAGGACTTCATTTGTTCATCTCACGTACTACTCCCGCGAAAAAAAAATacgtaaataattttttaaaaaaaattcccagGAAACAAACAGGCAAATCACAACGGCCACGAGAGCCACGCTGATCTACAAGATAAATTCTCAGTTTGCAAGTATTAACAAGTTGAAATCCGGTGAACATttggtgagagagagagagagagagagagagggaggtaCCTGAATGAGTGAGTGTAAGGTTGGATCGTAGAAAATGAGGTGAGAGAAGGGGAAAATGGTGGGAGGTTCACAGCAACTTCTCTCACCTCTAACAGCTATGGCGGTTTCTAGGGTTTTGGTAGGGTTACTGGATCCTGAAGAGGCGCGAGAACAATGGTGTAGGGGGAGGAGGGAGAGGAAGGGTTTCCGTGGcaattcctttttaatttatatatggcAAGGAGGAGCTCTCATATGACGGTTGTGTGTCAATATTTTTTGGTGCTACCGGCCTGTGCTGTGAGCTTTGTAGTTTGAATCCCCTGCTTCATGTTCTACTTGTTTCCAGGAGCATTTATGCACTGCAGACATCCGTACTGACAAACAATGCggttccatttatttatttgtttttggttacTAATGCTGTTCCATAACTTCCATTATGTACTTAGTTTCATGTGCATTttgaattcaatttaatttatgtcTGCAATGctgtcattcttttttttttttttttgtctgcataattgtttttttttttctttgtattaaaaaagtagAGGAGCACtatgttatatttttgttaaagtATCATCTACTTTAAATTAATACTTAAATTATGATACAACCAatttacttattttacatgTAAAAAGTTTGTAAGCTTTAAAAGTATTGGAGGCAATTAAGTATTTGAACCCATTTTCTTTTGTCACCTtccatttttctatatattttatgatttgtGGCAACGAAAAGGAGGAAATTTCCATTTTCTCTACCGGGTCCTACCCTTTCTTCTTATATaggctttttgtttttgattataCGGAGAAGCTTTCTTATCTAATTTGTTTTCTGTAACTAGATTTTAACATTCTCCAAATAATACGAGAAACACGTAGGGACGTGAGATAAAAGTAAAGATCAACCATTTCTTTTTCTACTACCAGTCAGCTTAGCTTTTACCCAAAAAAGCGAAAAAAATCCACTTGCATAGTAGTTTGGGTTGCTTGTTTGTCTGTTAATTAGATGGGCGGCTTTGAGGCCCATTTATCgtacaaaaataaaacttcaGGCCCAATTTTCATTGTGTTTAAAAGtactaaaaaaaagataaatacggGGTGTCGATAATACCAGTTTAAAATTTAGGATATGTTTGatcatgttttttatttattattttcgaaatattgttttcaaaatagaaaataaaaaattattttttactatttaatgagaacaagaaatatttggttattaatatttgaaaataatttttaaattttttaaaatttttttttcattatacttttttttttctttttacatacaaggaactttatatatataatatatatatagctataatatatatatatatatatattaataaattataagtataaaatatatatcaaaatataatataacatttatttttcattgaacttttcttaattattattaattaacattatatataatatttgtagttatatatatttttttaggaaTAATTCATCTAAAGTCACAAGtttgcattaattttaatttagcctttcagattttgaaaattacaaccggGACTATTATAAAAGGTGtagatgaaattattttgaggggtatgaatgaaataatagaaatagaaaataaaaatgaagattacagtttcattaattaaaaaaataaattttacaagtttaacataatatttccaactataaacatccataaaatttcatattagcgTAATAATTAAACTACTAACTTTTATATGTTATCAACATAGTCAAACCacatatctagaactttttGATACTGTTGCAGAAGAAAggtaaaaaacaaaactaaacaatgaaaagggaaaaaaaaaatacaatgggAGATAAggggaaataaaaaatgaagataaagaagaaaaaaaattaacttatagaaaaacaaaaaaaaataatgaaaaagaaaaagtaaaaatttaaaaattaaaaaaaatatttgatagaaatggaaaataagaaaaaaaaataatgaaaaattaggaaaaagaacaaaatagaagagagagagagagagagagaatatttgataaggaaaataaggaaaaaagaacaaaatagcaaaataaataattgatataagaaatatttgtcCAAAGaagcaatataaaaaaaaaaaaaatagtaggtatctaagaaaaggaaaataaaaaataattgatataacttacaaatgatttaaaaaaggAGGAATAGCtagttttttaaattgttctattaaaaaaaaatttaaaaagagaaagataaaataaaaaaataaaaaattatatatatttatcaagcataatattctatttttctctctctataattttctctctttaaaatattctaaaaaattaaagtaatattttttatctacAACTTTCTCTCTATAGGATAGAAAAACATAGACTAAAGAAAAACGATAAAGAAAACagattaaaataatttgaattttattattttcaaaatatgtaaaaaatatcattttattactttttaaattttattt
This genomic interval carries:
- the LOC107426794 gene encoding nuclear transport factor 2 isoform X1, whose amino-acid sequence is MASSVQQAPAGIVPPTADIVGNAFVHQYYLILHQSPELVHRFYQDISKLGRPEENGVMSTTSTMQAINEKILSLDYGKLSADITTVDAQDSYNGGVFVLVTGYLTGEDNLRRKFTQSFFLAPQDKGYFVLNDVFRYVDEPIHQNENQVVVNDVDGPLAPEHESSAVQENHVSEHATAVPDDIDKEEVYNTENVEVLVEEEEAPVPVAVDEIPDDVQVVDESNSKSEVPKKSYASIVKVMKENAVPFSAPSPSPVRSAVQKNPEQHVNVTATPAPTPALISETLTSSANVSENGNIQEAEADGYSIYIKGLPVNATVAVLENEFKKFGPIKSGGVQVKSQKGFCFGFVEFEVASAVQSAIEASPISINGRPAVVEEKRSTNRGNNRGRFSSARSNGYRNEGTRGRGSYGSGRGYGRGGDFNSRAEFGNKNNNRGGMANRGGEGYQRAENGGRVNRAGGLGVNATAKSTAPRVSASA
- the LOC107426794 gene encoding nuclear transport factor 2 isoform X2; this encodes MSTTSTMQAINEKILSLDYGKLSADITTVDAQDSYNGGVFVLVTGYLTGEDNLRRKFTQSFFLAPQDKGYFVLNDVFRYVDEPIHQNENQVVVNDVDGPLAPEHESSAVQENHVSEHATAVPDDIDKEEVYNTENVEVLVEEEEAPVPVAVDEIPDDVQVVDESNSKSEVPKKSYASIVKVMKENAVPFSAPSPSPVRSAVQKNPEQHVNVTATPAPTPALISETLTSSANVSENGNIQEAEADGYSIYIKGLPVNATVAVLENEFKKFGPIKSGGVQVKSQKGFCFGFVEFEVASAVQSAIEASPISINGRPAVVEEKRSTNRGNNRGRFSSARSNGYRNEGTRGRGSYGSGRGYGRGGDFNSRAEFGNKNNNRGGMANRGGEGYQRAENGGRVNRAGGLGVNATAKSTAPRVSASA